In the genome of Nocardioides seonyuensis, one region contains:
- a CDS encoding SDR family oxidoreductase produces the protein MTAPGGAVVTGAGRGLGKEIARLLVQRGHMVLVTDVDEAGARAAAEELGERAVPRVVDVRDLYQVEDARDEIVELAGRLDVWVNNAGVLVTGPAWEQDESTWRLMLEVNALGTIHGTVAALEAMRRQRGGHVVNVVSLAGLSAVAGEAVYAASKHAAIGFSLSTAADLRAAGEKGIDISCICPDGIWTPMLHDKLDDPASALSFSGKLLQPREVVEAVAKVLDKPRLVTAVPGWRGALARLGDVVPSFGLAAIPLVIAQGRRTQKRLLARGGPQA, from the coding sequence ATGACGGCCCCGGGAGGTGCCGTCGTCACCGGAGCGGGACGCGGCCTCGGCAAGGAGATCGCCCGGCTCCTGGTGCAGCGCGGACACATGGTCCTCGTCACCGACGTCGACGAGGCCGGCGCGCGAGCAGCCGCCGAGGAGCTCGGCGAGCGCGCCGTGCCGCGGGTCGTGGACGTGCGCGACCTCTACCAGGTCGAGGACGCCCGGGACGAGATCGTCGAACTGGCCGGGCGCCTCGACGTCTGGGTCAACAACGCCGGGGTGCTGGTCACCGGGCCGGCCTGGGAGCAGGACGAGAGCACGTGGCGGCTGATGCTCGAGGTGAACGCCCTCGGCACCATCCACGGCACGGTCGCGGCTCTCGAGGCGATGCGCCGGCAGCGGGGTGGGCACGTCGTCAACGTGGTGTCGCTGGCCGGGCTCAGCGCGGTCGCCGGCGAAGCGGTCTACGCCGCCTCCAAGCACGCCGCCATCGGGTTCAGCCTCAGCACCGCGGCTGACCTGCGAGCGGCCGGGGAGAAGGGCATCGACATCTCCTGCATCTGTCCCGACGGGATCTGGACCCCGATGCTCCACGACAAGCTCGACGACCCGGCGTCGGCCCTGTCCTTCTCCGGCAAGCTCCTCCAACCACGAGAGGTCGTCGAGGCGGTGGCCAAGGTCCTGGACAAGCCGCGGCTCGTGACGGCCGTTCCGGGGTGGCGGGGAGCCCTCGCACGACTCGGCGACGTCGTGCCCTCCTTCGGGCTCGCGGCCATTCCCCTGGTGATCGCCCAGGGACGTCGCACCCAGAAGCGGCTCCTCGCCCGAGGGGGCCCGCAGGCCTAG
- a CDS encoding DNA glycosylase AlkZ-like family protein, with translation MVHRLSRTEARRMAVQAQLLAVPCPASALDVVRHLGFLQVDLTTVVAPHADLVLWSRMGAAYEEGGVDALIGDGAVLEHQSMLRPAEDIALLQADMDAWPGVPPLRQWQVEIAEWVAANDGCRQEILATLRAEAPLPARALPDTCEVPWRSSGWTHHKSVMKLLECMEARGEVAVAGRKGKERTWDLSSRIHPGDAAVAGPEAHRTMAERRLRALGIARPRALENWHEPYDVRDVGEEAVVEGVRGRWRVDPTLLERDFDGRTTLLSPLDRLVFDRKRMQELFEFDYQLEMYKPAAKRRWGYWAMPILSGDRLVGKVDATAVRESGVLLVDAVHEDGEWSTETREEVAVAISRLGGWLGLEVVS, from the coding sequence GTGGTCCATCGGCTCTCGCGCACCGAGGCCCGACGGATGGCGGTGCAGGCGCAGCTGCTGGCTGTCCCGTGCCCGGCCAGTGCCCTGGACGTCGTACGACACCTCGGGTTCCTCCAGGTCGACCTGACGACAGTCGTCGCCCCGCACGCGGACCTGGTGCTGTGGTCGCGCATGGGCGCGGCCTACGAGGAGGGAGGCGTGGACGCGCTCATCGGCGACGGTGCCGTCCTGGAGCACCAGTCGATGCTGCGACCGGCAGAGGACATCGCGCTCCTGCAGGCGGACATGGACGCCTGGCCGGGTGTGCCTCCCCTCCGCCAGTGGCAGGTGGAGATCGCCGAGTGGGTCGCTGCGAACGACGGCTGCCGGCAGGAGATCCTCGCAACCCTGCGCGCAGAGGCGCCGCTCCCTGCCCGGGCCCTTCCCGACACCTGTGAGGTGCCCTGGCGCTCGTCGGGGTGGACGCACCACAAGAGCGTCATGAAGCTCCTGGAGTGCATGGAGGCCCGGGGCGAGGTCGCAGTCGCCGGACGGAAGGGCAAGGAGCGCACCTGGGATCTCTCCTCCCGCATCCATCCCGGTGATGCTGCGGTAGCGGGGCCGGAAGCGCACCGCACCATGGCCGAGCGCCGCCTGAGGGCGCTGGGGATCGCCCGGCCCCGCGCCCTGGAGAACTGGCACGAGCCCTACGACGTTCGCGACGTCGGGGAGGAAGCGGTCGTGGAGGGCGTCAGGGGGAGGTGGCGGGTGGACCCGACCCTGCTGGAGCGTGACTTCGACGGGCGCACGACCCTGCTCTCCCCGCTGGACCGGCTGGTCTTCGACCGCAAGCGGATGCAGGAGCTCTTCGAGTTCGACTACCAGCTGGAGATGTACAAGCCGGCGGCCAAGAGGCGATGGGGCTACTGGGCGATGCCGATCCTGAGCGGCGACAGGCTGGTGGGCAAGGTCGACGCCACGGCAGTGCGCGAGTCGGGTGTCCTGCTCGTCGACGCGGTGCACGAGGACGGCGAGTGGAGCACGGAGACCAGGGAAGAGGTTGCTGTCGCGATCTCCCGCCTCGGCGGGTGGCTGGGCCTCGAGGTCGTCAGCTGA
- a CDS encoding alkaline phosphatase D family protein produces MTTLAGDEGPLLVGPLLRHVDSTSATIWVETKDAAEVEIRAFGISERARTFAVHGHHYALIEVGNLAPGTHHRYEVVVDGVVAWPPAGSELPQSRIPTLRPGKPLRLAFGSCRTSVAHDADGHASHGVDALRSYALRMAGKAAPHPDSVGDDDVEEPRWPDLVVFLGDQVYADETTDEMREFIASRRDIEQPPGPELKDYEEYAHLYRLAWTDPINRWLLSTVPTAMIFDDHDVRDDWNTSWTWRQQMEQTPWWHGRIVAGLASYWVYQHLGNLSAAERAEDEIWQRVVAHEGPEELDLSEVLDRFADRVDQHPETYRWSYCRDFDTQARLVVIDSRAARDLGPDRRALLDQTELDWVNSQLEGGFEHLLIGTSLPFMLARGLHHLEAFGEAVAGGAWGGHAAAAGEKLRQAVDLEHWAAFQDTFHAVGKMVTEVASGARGPAPSSVTFLSGDVHHSYVSEARPSRGSALPPLRSRLVQAVCSPIRNPLSPRMRFATAVLSYGVAGPVGRLASLSTKVPDSPLTWRYRRGPWFDNNVATLELRGRGLRMWWLSGVVVDGDHERPRLRKVADYELEA; encoded by the coding sequence ATGACCACGCTGGCAGGCGACGAGGGGCCGCTGCTGGTGGGTCCGCTGCTCCGGCACGTCGACTCGACCTCGGCCACCATCTGGGTCGAGACGAAGGACGCTGCGGAGGTGGAGATCCGGGCGTTCGGCATCTCCGAGCGCGCGCGCACGTTCGCCGTGCACGGACACCACTACGCCCTCATCGAGGTCGGCAACCTCGCTCCCGGCACGCATCACCGCTACGAGGTGGTCGTCGACGGGGTGGTGGCCTGGCCGCCCGCCGGCTCCGAGCTGCCGCAGTCGCGCATCCCCACGCTGCGTCCGGGCAAGCCCCTGCGGCTGGCCTTCGGCTCCTGCCGCACGTCGGTGGCGCACGACGCCGACGGCCACGCCTCGCACGGGGTCGACGCCTTGCGCTCCTATGCGTTGCGCATGGCCGGGAAGGCGGCTCCACATCCGGACTCGGTGGGGGACGACGACGTCGAAGAGCCCCGGTGGCCCGACCTGGTCGTCTTCCTGGGCGACCAGGTCTACGCCGACGAGACCACCGACGAGATGCGCGAGTTCATCGCCTCTCGCCGCGACATCGAGCAGCCCCCCGGGCCTGAGCTGAAGGACTACGAGGAGTACGCCCACCTCTACCGCCTGGCCTGGACCGACCCCATCAACCGCTGGCTGCTCTCCACCGTCCCGACCGCGATGATCTTCGACGACCACGACGTCCGCGACGACTGGAACACCTCGTGGACGTGGCGCCAGCAGATGGAGCAGACCCCGTGGTGGCACGGCCGGATCGTCGCCGGCCTGGCGTCCTACTGGGTCTACCAGCACCTGGGCAACCTCTCGGCTGCAGAGCGGGCCGAGGACGAGATCTGGCAGCGGGTGGTGGCCCACGAGGGACCGGAGGAGCTCGACCTCAGCGAGGTCCTCGACCGGTTCGCCGACCGTGTCGACCAGCACCCGGAGACCTATCGGTGGAGCTACTGCCGTGACTTCGACACCCAGGCGCGCCTCGTGGTGATCGACTCGCGTGCTGCCCGGGACCTGGGTCCCGACCGGCGTGCACTGCTCGACCAGACCGAGCTCGACTGGGTCAACAGCCAGCTGGAGGGCGGGTTCGAGCACCTGCTGATCGGCACGTCGCTGCCGTTCATGCTGGCACGGGGGCTCCACCACCTGGAGGCCTTCGGCGAGGCCGTGGCAGGAGGCGCGTGGGGGGGACACGCGGCGGCAGCGGGGGAGAAGCTCCGTCAGGCCGTGGACCTCGAGCACTGGGCCGCGTTCCAGGACACCTTCCACGCGGTCGGCAAGATGGTCACCGAGGTGGCCTCCGGCGCTCGCGGTCCCGCACCCTCAAGCGTGACGTTCCTGTCCGGCGACGTCCACCACAGCTACGTCAGCGAGGCCCGGCCGAGCCGGGGCTCGGCGTTGCCGCCACTGAGGTCGAGGTTGGTCCAGGCCGTCTGCTCGCCCATCCGCAACCCGCTGTCGCCCAGGATGCGCTTCGCGACGGCGGTGCTGTCGTACGGCGTCGCGGGACCTGTCGGCCGACTCGCGTCGCTCTCCACCAAGGTGCCCGACTCACCGTTGACGTGGCGCTACCGGCGTGGTCCGTGGTTCGACAACAACGTCGCCACCCTCGAGCTGCGCGGGCGGGGCCTGCGCATGTGGTGGCTCAGTGGCGTGGTGGTCGATGGCGACCACGAGCGTCCCCGGCTCCGCAAGGTGGCCGACTACGAGCTGGAGGCGTGA
- a CDS encoding zinc-dependent alcohol dehydrogenase family protein, whose amino-acid sequence MRATTIHAPGDIRFEEVADPRIEEPTDAVVRVSAGCICGSDLWPYRGFNDVTAGDTIGHECVGVVEEVGSEVTSVAPGDFVIVPFCHSDNTCVHCRAGVQSACVNGGFTASGQGELARVVQADGTLVGTGATPDPPLIPSLLALSDVMPTGWHAAISAGVRSGSTVVVVGDGAVGLCGVLAAVQLGAERVVAMSRHESRQAIARQFGATDVIAERGKEGAALVKELTGGVGADAVLECVGTDDSMRLAFSVARPGATVGFVGVPHGVELPVGRMFAKNVGLRGGVAPVRKYLPDLLERVLSGSLDPGPVFDLTLPMEQAAEGYRAMDERRAVKVLLQP is encoded by the coding sequence ATGCGAGCCACGACCATTCACGCCCCTGGTGACATCCGCTTCGAGGAAGTGGCCGATCCCCGCATCGAGGAGCCGACCGATGCCGTCGTGCGCGTCTCGGCGGGCTGCATCTGCGGATCCGACCTGTGGCCCTACCGGGGCTTCAACGACGTCACCGCGGGCGACACCATCGGCCACGAGTGCGTCGGGGTCGTGGAGGAGGTCGGCTCGGAGGTGACGTCCGTGGCCCCCGGCGACTTCGTGATCGTGCCGTTCTGCCACAGCGACAACACGTGCGTGCACTGCCGAGCGGGTGTGCAGTCGGCCTGCGTCAACGGCGGCTTCACCGCCAGCGGGCAGGGCGAGCTTGCCCGGGTCGTCCAGGCTGACGGGACCCTCGTCGGCACCGGGGCGACCCCCGACCCGCCCTTGATCCCGTCGCTGCTCGCGCTCTCCGACGTGATGCCGACAGGTTGGCACGCCGCGATCAGCGCAGGTGTCCGGTCGGGGAGCACCGTGGTCGTGGTCGGCGACGGTGCGGTCGGGCTCTGCGGCGTGCTCGCCGCCGTACAGCTGGGGGCCGAGCGCGTGGTGGCCATGTCGCGCCACGAGTCGCGCCAGGCCATCGCCCGCCAGTTCGGTGCCACCGACGTGATCGCCGAGCGCGGCAAGGAGGGTGCTGCGCTGGTGAAGGAGCTGACCGGGGGAGTGGGGGCCGATGCCGTGCTCGAGTGCGTAGGCACCGACGACTCGATGCGTCTGGCGTTCTCGGTCGCTCGCCCCGGCGCGACCGTCGGCTTCGTCGGCGTGCCGCACGGCGTGGAGCTGCCGGTGGGCCGGATGTTCGCAAAGAACGTCGGGCTCCGCGGCGGCGTGGCTCCGGTGCGGAAGTACCTGCCCGACCTCCTCGAGCGCGTGCTCTCCGGGTCCCTCGACCCGGGCCCGGTCTTCGACCTGACCCTGCCGATGGAGCAGGCCGCCGAGGGCTACCGCGCGATGGACGAGCGCCGTGCCGTGAAGGTGCTGCTGCAACCATGA
- a CDS encoding helix-turn-helix domain-containing protein has product MSDYKGRIGNLIRDARKHRGLTQSQLAELLGTSQSAINRIEKGHQNLSLEMLARIGSALDSEIVALGAGPTHLRVNGPTTLSGSIEVKTSKNAGVALLCASLLNRGRTTLRKVARIEEVNRLLEVLTSLGVQTRWLNDQNDLEIIPPADLDLAHINEEAARRTRSVIMFLGPLLHRSDSFELPYAGGCNLGTRTIEPHMSALRPFGLEVKATDGAYHASVNRAVEPGRPIVLTERGDSVTENALMAAALHTGTTVIRNASSNYMVQDLCFYLQKLGVRVDGIGTTTLSVTGVASIDVDVDYAPSEDPIEAMSLLAAAIVTKSSITITRVPIEFLELELAILEEMGFRYERSEEYRALNGETRLVDLTTHPSELHAPLDKIHPMPFPGLNIDNLPFFAVIAAVAEGQTLLHDWVYENRAIYLTELNKLGAQVKLLDPHRVMIEGPTRFSGAEVVCPPALRPAVVILLAMLASKGTSVLRSTYVIHRGYEDLAERLNQLGASIETFRDI; this is encoded by the coding sequence ATGAGTGACTACAAGGGCCGGATCGGCAACCTGATCCGCGACGCGCGCAAGCACCGCGGCCTGACCCAGAGTCAGCTGGCCGAGCTCCTCGGCACCAGCCAGAGTGCGATCAACCGGATCGAGAAGGGGCACCAGAACCTCTCCCTCGAGATGCTCGCCCGGATCGGCTCTGCGCTCGACTCCGAGATCGTGGCGCTGGGCGCCGGACCCACGCACCTGAGGGTCAACGGCCCCACCACGCTCTCGGGCTCCATCGAGGTCAAGACCTCCAAGAACGCCGGTGTCGCCCTGCTGTGCGCCTCGCTGCTCAACCGCGGACGGACCACCCTGCGCAAGGTCGCCCGCATCGAGGAGGTCAACCGCCTGCTTGAGGTCCTGACGTCACTCGGTGTCCAGACCCGCTGGCTCAACGACCAGAACGACCTCGAGATCATCCCGCCGGCCGACCTGGACCTCGCCCACATCAACGAGGAGGCCGCGCGCCGTACCCGCTCGGTGATCATGTTCCTGGGGCCGCTGCTGCACCGCAGCGACAGCTTCGAGCTTCCCTACGCGGGTGGCTGCAACCTGGGCACGCGCACCATCGAGCCACACATGTCCGCGCTGCGTCCGTTCGGGCTCGAGGTGAAGGCCACCGACGGCGCCTACCACGCCAGCGTCAACAGGGCCGTCGAGCCGGGGCGTCCGATCGTGCTCACCGAGCGCGGCGACTCCGTGACCGAGAACGCCCTGATGGCCGCCGCCCTGCACACGGGCACCACCGTCATCCGCAACGCATCGTCGAACTACATGGTCCAGGACCTGTGCTTCTACCTGCAGAAGCTGGGCGTCCGCGTGGACGGCATCGGCACGACGACGCTCTCCGTCACCGGGGTGGCTTCGATCGACGTCGATGTCGACTACGCGCCGTCGGAGGACCCGATCGAGGCGATGTCGCTGCTGGCGGCCGCCATCGTCACCAAGTCCTCCATCACCATCACGCGCGTGCCGATCGAGTTCCTCGAGCTGGAGCTGGCGATCCTCGAGGAGATGGGCTTCCGCTACGAGCGCTCCGAGGAGTACCGAGCACTCAACGGCGAGACCCGGCTGGTGGACCTCACGACCCACCCGTCCGAGCTGCACGCCCCGCTCGACAAGATCCATCCGATGCCGTTCCCCGGGCTCAACATCGACAACCTCCCCTTCTTCGCCGTGATCGCCGCCGTGGCGGAGGGGCAGACGCTGCTGCACGACTGGGTCTACGAGAACCGTGCCATCTACCTCACCGAGCTCAACAAGCTCGGAGCCCAGGTCAAGCTGCTCGACCCGCACCGCGTGATGATCGAGGGGCCGACCCGCTTCTCCGGTGCCGAGGTCGTCTGTCCCCCTGCGCTGCGTCCGGCCGTGGTGATCCTGCTGGCGATGCTGGCGTCGAAGGGCACCTCGGTGCTGCGCTCGACCTACGTCATCCACCGCGGCTACGAGGACCTCGCGGAGCGGCTGAACCAGCTGGGTGCGAGCATCGAGACCTTCCGCGACATCTAG
- a CDS encoding zf-TFIIB domain-containing protein has protein sequence MESMNCPRCDAEMQERMVGPATIMQCPEGHGVFLDRVELGVLIEAETDWHAGAGHHTTPIPRITPDMTAPPAPARQSRAWVETLFS, from the coding sequence ATGGAGAGCATGAACTGTCCGCGTTGCGACGCCGAGATGCAGGAACGCATGGTCGGCCCGGCGACCATCATGCAGTGTCCCGAGGGGCACGGCGTCTTCCTCGATCGGGTCGAGCTGGGCGTGCTGATCGAGGCCGAGACCGACTGGCACGCGGGTGCCGGGCACCACACCACGCCGATCCCGCGCATAACCCCTGACATGACGGCGCCGCCTGCTCCGGCTCGTCAGTCCCGTGCCTGGGTGGAGACGCTCTTCAGCTAG
- a CDS encoding glycerophosphodiester phosphodiesterase, protein MTRPAFLDAAPPLAFAHRGGAFHPEIEGLENTMAAFRHAVDLGYRYLETDVHVTSDDVLLAFHDEVLDRVTDRTGPLSETSYAEVQAALIGGRERVPSLAELFDAFPDARFNIDVKSDGAVDRLAEFIAERDAWDRILVGSFSRRRLERFRRLTRGRVATSAHPFEVAAYVLVPSGRLARWLTRGRPVALQVPHRQGRLLVVSRGLVRRAHVAGLQVHVWTIDDPDEMQLLLDRGVDGLITDRTDILKAVLRDRGQWNVPREGEA, encoded by the coding sequence GTGACCCGACCAGCGTTCCTCGACGCCGCCCCGCCACTCGCCTTCGCCCACCGCGGCGGCGCCTTCCACCCGGAGATCGAGGGGCTCGAGAACACCATGGCGGCGTTCCGTCACGCGGTGGACCTCGGTTACCGCTACCTCGAGACCGATGTCCACGTGACCAGTGACGACGTGCTCCTGGCGTTCCACGACGAGGTGCTCGACCGGGTGACCGATCGCACCGGTCCGCTGTCGGAGACGTCGTACGCCGAGGTGCAGGCAGCGCTGATCGGTGGCCGGGAGCGGGTGCCGTCGTTGGCCGAGCTCTTCGACGCGTTCCCCGACGCACGGTTCAACATCGACGTGAAGTCGGACGGGGCGGTGGACCGGCTCGCGGAGTTCATCGCCGAGCGCGACGCCTGGGACCGCATCCTGGTCGGCTCCTTCTCCCGCAGGCGACTGGAGCGCTTCCGTCGTCTCACGCGCGGGCGCGTCGCCACGTCCGCGCACCCCTTTGAGGTCGCTGCCTACGTGCTGGTGCCGTCCGGCCGGCTGGCAAGGTGGCTGACCCGAGGTCGGCCGGTCGCACTCCAGGTCCCCCACCGGCAGGGACGTCTGCTGGTGGTCTCCCGGGGGCTCGTACGACGAGCGCACGTGGCGGGGCTGCAGGTCCACGTGTGGACGATCGACGACCCCGACGAGATGCAGCTGCTGCTCGACCGGGGCGTTGACGGCCTGATCACCGACCGCACCGACATACTCAAGGCCGTGCTCCGCGACCGCGGGCAGTGGAACGTCCCCCGGGAGGGCGAGGCATGA
- a CDS encoding MFS transporter: MSEVQGGIANLKPLAQAREQKAWYWYDWANSAFATTVAGVLFGPYLIAIAEEAAVDDRVSVLGLSLAPGALPAYVVTFSTILSALILPLLGAVADRTARKKDLLAGFAWAGAFFAALLFFLTGDNWQFGALMFIAANLCFGASAVVNDSILPLISTEADRDRVSSRGWAYGYAGGGLLLAVNFVLVSFHDSFGMSQGMAVRISLLSAALWWAAFAFIPWRGLTNHPPADVEHVEGGVLQRSFGQLWITLKEMRQYPVTLTFLLAYLFFNDGIQTVISQASVYGVEELGFEQGTMLGVYLLVQFVAVGGALLFGRIAAARGAKRTILGGLVIWMLIVTAGLFIPEKSLVPLLLLGASIGLVLGGTQALARSYYSLLIPRGKEAEYFSFYHSMERGTSWFGTLVFGVVYQMTDSYRPAIFALIVFFILGGLLLMRVDTARGIRDAGNATPRVI; the protein is encoded by the coding sequence ATGAGCGAGGTCCAGGGCGGGATCGCCAACCTGAAGCCGCTGGCGCAGGCCAGGGAGCAGAAGGCCTGGTACTGGTACGACTGGGCCAACAGTGCCTTCGCGACCACGGTGGCGGGTGTCCTGTTCGGTCCCTACCTCATCGCCATCGCCGAGGAGGCCGCCGTCGACGACCGGGTCTCCGTCCTGGGTCTGTCGCTGGCACCGGGGGCCCTGCCGGCCTACGTCGTGACCTTCTCGACGATCCTCTCCGCCCTCATCCTGCCCCTCCTGGGAGCAGTGGCCGACCGCACCGCCCGCAAGAAGGACCTCCTCGCCGGGTTCGCGTGGGCCGGCGCGTTCTTCGCCGCGCTGCTGTTCTTCCTGACGGGAGACAACTGGCAGTTCGGGGCTCTGATGTTCATCGCCGCCAATCTGTGCTTCGGCGCGTCGGCGGTGGTCAACGACTCCATCCTCCCCCTCATCTCGACCGAGGCCGACCGCGACCGGGTCTCCTCCCGGGGCTGGGCCTACGGCTACGCCGGCGGCGGCCTGCTGCTGGCCGTGAACTTCGTGCTCGTCAGCTTCCACGACAGCTTCGGGATGTCCCAGGGAATGGCGGTGCGGATCTCGCTCCTCTCGGCGGCGCTCTGGTGGGCAGCGTTCGCGTTCATCCCGTGGCGAGGTCTCACCAACCATCCCCCCGCCGACGTCGAGCACGTCGAGGGAGGCGTGCTGCAGCGCAGCTTCGGCCAGCTCTGGATCACCCTCAAGGAGATGCGCCAGTATCCCGTCACCCTGACGTTCCTGCTGGCCTACCTGTTCTTCAACGACGGGATCCAGACAGTCATCAGCCAGGCTTCGGTCTACGGCGTGGAAGAGCTCGGCTTCGAGCAGGGGACCATGCTGGGTGTCTACCTGCTGGTGCAGTTCGTCGCCGTAGGGGGCGCGTTGCTCTTCGGCCGGATCGCCGCGGCCAGGGGAGCCAAGAGGACGATCCTCGGGGGCCTGGTCATCTGGATGCTGATCGTGACCGCGGGGCTCTTCATCCCTGAGAAGTCACTCGTGCCGCTCCTGCTCCTGGGGGCCTCGATCGGCCTCGTCCTCGGGGGCACCCAGGCCCTGGCCCGCTCCTACTACTCGCTGCTGATCCCCCGTGGCAAGGAGGCGGAGTACTTCAGCTTCTACCACTCGATGGAGCGAGGCACCTCCTGGTTCGGGACGCTGGTCTTCGGCGTCGTCTACCAGATGACCGACTCCTACCGCCCGGCGATCTTCGCGCTCATCGTGTTCTTCATCCTCGGCGGACTGCTGCTCATGCGGGTGGACACCGCCCGGGGCATCCGCGACGCCGGGAACGCGACCCCGCGCGTCATCTGA
- a CDS encoding RNA polymerase-binding protein RbpA: MAERTLRGARLGGQSFEDERGIEFAARQQAGYRCKHGHEFEITMSVEAEVPAAWECPRCGAESLSTDGIVAEEKAEKPARTHWDMLLERRSEKELEDILKERLELLRGGAIGPAHLHRANAKKRKVS; this comes from the coding sequence GTGGCGGAGCGCACACTGCGTGGCGCGAGGCTGGGCGGCCAGAGTTTCGAGGACGAGCGCGGCATCGAGTTCGCGGCTCGTCAGCAGGCCGGATATCGGTGCAAGCACGGTCACGAGTTCGAGATCACGATGTCGGTCGAGGCAGAGGTGCCCGCGGCGTGGGAGTGTCCACGTTGCGGTGCCGAGAGCCTCAGCACCGACGGGATCGTTGCCGAGGAGAAGGCTGAGAAGCCTGCTCGCACGCACTGGGACATGCTGCTGGAGCGTCGCTCGGAGAAGGAGCTCGAGGACATCCTCAAGGAGCGCCTGGAGCTGTTGCGTGGCGGGGCGATCGGCCCCGCTCACCTGCACCGGGCAAACGCCAAGAAGCGCAAGGTGTCCTGA
- a CDS encoding FxsA family protein: MKSRRAGFWWVLVVVFVAMPLIEIWTIIQVGQVIGAWWTVGLLVLDSILGSWLIKREGGRAWQALRRALESGRMPARELADGALILVGGTLMVSPGFVTDAFGVLVILPFTRPIARRFLARLVERRLLGPRNDDRPGPSGSGPVIRGDVVD; encoded by the coding sequence GTGAAGTCGCGTCGCGCCGGCTTCTGGTGGGTCCTGGTCGTCGTCTTCGTGGCGATGCCCCTCATCGAGATCTGGACGATCATCCAGGTCGGGCAGGTGATCGGGGCCTGGTGGACCGTCGGTCTGCTGGTCCTCGACAGCATCCTGGGGAGCTGGCTGATCAAGCGGGAGGGCGGTCGAGCCTGGCAGGCTCTCCGCCGAGCGCTCGAGAGCGGACGCATGCCTGCGCGCGAGCTGGCGGACGGCGCATTGATCCTCGTGGGCGGCACGCTCATGGTTTCACCCGGCTTCGTCACCGACGCCTTCGGCGTGCTGGTGATCCTGCCCTTCACGCGTCCGATCGCCCGCCGGTTCCTGGCGCGGCTGGTGGAGCGTCGACTCCTCGGACCGCGAAATGACGATCGCCCCGGACCGTCCGGCTCGGGGCCGGTGATCCGGGGCGACGTGGTGGACTGA
- a CDS encoding polyprenol monophosphomannose synthase — MVIPTYNEADNLEWIVGRLRSAQPQVDVLVVDDGSPDGTGEIADRLAAEDPGVKVLHRTEKAGLGAAYLAGFRLALDAGYDVIGEMDADGSHQPEQLGRLLDALGSADLVIGSRYVPGGSVVNWPRRRLVLSRGGNLYVRLLLGIHVRDATAGFRVFRRTALETIDLDQVRSTGYVFQTDLAYRAVSHGLRVAEVPIEFIERVRGDSKMSPDVAKESLRLITVWGLQQRRAQMRDAFGRRSSV, encoded by the coding sequence ATGGTGATCCCGACCTACAACGAGGCCGACAACCTCGAGTGGATCGTGGGTCGGCTTCGCAGTGCACAACCGCAGGTCGACGTGCTCGTCGTCGACGACGGCAGCCCCGACGGCACCGGCGAGATCGCCGACCGCCTCGCCGCGGAGGACCCCGGCGTCAAGGTGCTCCACCGGACCGAGAAGGCGGGGTTGGGCGCGGCCTACCTCGCTGGCTTCCGGCTCGCGCTCGACGCCGGCTACGACGTGATCGGCGAGATGGACGCCGACGGCTCCCACCAACCCGAGCAGCTCGGGCGGCTCCTCGACGCGCTCGGGTCGGCCGACCTCGTGATCGGCTCGCGCTACGTGCCCGGAGGCTCGGTCGTCAACTGGCCCCGGCGCAGGCTGGTGCTCTCGCGAGGCGGCAACCTCTACGTGCGGCTGCTGCTGGGCATCCACGTCAGGGACGCCACGGCCGGTTTCCGGGTGTTCCGTCGCACGGCGCTGGAGACCATCGACCTCGACCAGGTCCGGTCGACGGGATACGTCTTCCAGACCGACCTCGCCTACCGCGCGGTGTCCCACGGCTTGCGGGTCGCGGAGGTCCCGATCGAGTTCATCGAGCGCGTGCGGGGCGACTCGAAGATGAGCCCCGACGTGGCCAAGGAGTCGCTGCGCCTGATCACGGTCTGGGGGCTGCAACAGCGCCGGGCCCAGATGCGCGATGCGTTCGGGCGGCGGTCCTCGGTGTGA